Proteins co-encoded in one Halorussus salinus genomic window:
- a CDS encoding MTH1187 family thiamine-binding protein, translating to MTAIALLSVAPVTEESMADEVAKAVAALDDFDVSYETNPMGTVIEADTIDELFAAAQAAHEAVDGDRVSTVLKIDDKRTREQRAREKVDAVEEALGREAKRERED from the coding sequence ATGACCGCAATCGCACTTCTGAGCGTCGCGCCCGTGACCGAGGAGAGCATGGCCGACGAGGTAGCCAAAGCCGTCGCCGCCTTAGACGACTTCGACGTGTCCTACGAGACGAACCCGATGGGGACCGTTATCGAAGCCGACACGATAGACGAACTGTTCGCCGCCGCGCAGGCCGCCCACGAGGCGGTCGATGGCGACCGCGTGAGTACGGTCCTGAAGATAGATGACAAGCGCACGCGCGAGCAACGCGCCCGCGAGAAAGTCGATGCCGTCGAGGAGGCCCTCGGCCGCGAAGCCAAGCGCGAGCGGGAGGACTGA
- the mch gene encoding methenyltetrahydromethanopterin cyclohydrolase codes for MDSLNRNALELADEALDFAEELDIGARELDNGATVLDFGHEFDGGVEAGLLLAEMQTAGLATVQTRMDEVAGAPFQYVELTSDHPALALLCSQKAGWELTTEDFEGLGSGPARALVAEEDEFSRVGYEDVSDFAVLAVESDDYPTASAAEQVAELTGVETSSVFLASVPTASLAGSVSISSRAAEMTVFRLSELGYDPLDIVSITGSAPVAPVAGDEETAIARTNDALAYGGEVHVTVREEFDRFEEIVSTANDEYGTHFADIFESVDWDFYEVEESVFAPARATIDVIGGDTHVVGERDEELLAESFGI; via the coding sequence ATGGACAGTCTCAATCGGAACGCGTTGGAACTCGCCGACGAAGCACTCGACTTCGCCGAGGAGCTAGACATCGGCGCGCGCGAACTCGACAACGGAGCCACCGTGCTGGACTTCGGCCACGAGTTCGACGGCGGCGTCGAAGCCGGACTCCTCCTCGCGGAGATGCAGACCGCAGGTCTCGCCACGGTCCAAACCCGGATGGACGAGGTGGCGGGCGCGCCCTTCCAGTACGTCGAGTTGACCAGCGACCACCCCGCGCTGGCGCTCCTCTGCTCGCAGAAGGCCGGGTGGGAACTCACGACCGAGGACTTCGAGGGGTTGGGGAGCGGCCCGGCCCGCGCGCTCGTCGCCGAGGAGGACGAGTTCTCCCGCGTCGGCTACGAGGACGTGAGCGACTTCGCGGTGCTGGCCGTCGAGAGCGACGACTACCCCACCGCGTCGGCCGCCGAGCAGGTCGCGGAGCTGACCGGCGTCGAGACCAGTAGCGTCTTCCTCGCGTCGGTCCCTACCGCGAGCCTCGCCGGGAGCGTCAGTATCTCCTCGCGCGCGGCGGAGATGACGGTCTTCCGCCTCTCGGAACTCGGCTACGACCCCCTCGACATCGTGAGCATCACCGGCTCCGCGCCGGTCGCCCCCGTGGCCGGAGACGAGGAGACCGCCATCGCCCGCACCAACGACGCGCTGGCCTACGGCGGGGAGGTCCACGTCACGGTCCGCGAGGAGTTCGACCGCTTCGAGGAAATCGTCTCGACCGCCAACGACGAGTACGGCACCCACTTCGCCGACATCTTCGAGTCGGTCGATTGGGACTTCTACGAGGTCGAGGAGAGCGTCTTCGCGCCCGCCCGCGCGACCATCGACGTAATCGGCGGCGACACCCACGTCGTCGGCGAGCGCGACGAGGAGCTACTGGCCGAGAGCTTCGGTATCTGA
- a CDS encoding helix-turn-helix transcriptional regulator, whose protein sequence is MPISIDQFDESPTGVLDLEEGTNPYRIIQFLAENDHQAFTQIEIHEETGINRGSVGAVLSRLEDRGLVRHRGRYWAIAEDDRLASYAAQTQASSASTNDDYYGEE, encoded by the coding sequence ATGCCGATCAGTATCGACCAGTTCGATGAAAGTCCAACAGGAGTCCTCGACCTCGAAGAGGGAACCAATCCCTACCGGATCATCCAGTTTCTCGCCGAGAACGACCACCAAGCGTTTACCCAAATCGAAATTCACGAGGAGACCGGCATCAATCGCGGAAGCGTCGGTGCGGTCCTGTCGCGCCTCGAAGACCGCGGTCTCGTCCGTCACCGCGGTCGATACTGGGCTATCGCCGAAGACGACCGTCTCGCGTCGTATGCGGCCCAGACGCAGGCCAGCTCGGCGTCCACGAACGACGACTACTACGGCGAGGAGTAA
- a CDS encoding RAD55 family ATPase, which translates to MDRVPFGVSRLDDIIGGGAPPGSVVLLAGEAGAGAREFCYTSATINGLAHTDEEQFGLHYGDVSERAAVPEDIHYVSFTASGDELRREIEFTMSEEIVRAGVETVDFADFSQEYFQLSAIPREWYTRKTQTITDLGQGGDRRGVLEALGEYLNEHATGNLVVIDSLTDLARAPNEHLDWSDITLLVKGLQKASRAWDGLILVLVNQEALSDTQMGSLMGAADGTIAFEWETGGNERDRVMFVREFRGVLSRLEAEDIIRFETEIHDAGFDISNVRKIR; encoded by the coding sequence ATGGACCGAGTTCCGTTCGGCGTCTCCCGACTCGACGACATCATCGGCGGCGGCGCGCCGCCCGGAAGCGTGGTCCTGCTGGCGGGCGAGGCCGGGGCCGGTGCCCGCGAGTTCTGCTACACCAGCGCGACCATCAACGGGTTGGCTCACACCGACGAGGAGCAGTTCGGTCTCCACTACGGCGACGTGTCCGAGCGCGCCGCGGTCCCCGAGGACATCCACTACGTCTCGTTCACCGCCAGCGGCGACGAACTCCGGCGGGAAATCGAGTTCACGATGAGCGAGGAGATAGTCCGTGCGGGCGTCGAGACGGTCGATTTCGCCGACTTCAGTCAGGAGTACTTCCAGCTCTCGGCCATCCCCCGCGAGTGGTACACCCGCAAGACCCAGACCATCACCGACCTCGGGCAGGGCGGCGACCGCCGGGGCGTACTGGAAGCCCTCGGCGAGTACCTCAACGAACACGCCACGGGCAACCTCGTGGTTATCGACTCGCTGACGGACCTCGCTCGCGCGCCGAACGAACACTTGGACTGGAGCGACATCACCTTGCTGGTCAAGGGGCTTCAGAAGGCCTCTCGGGCGTGGGACGGCCTGATTCTCGTCCTCGTGAATCAGGAAGCCCTCTCGGACACCCAGATGGGCAGTCTGATGGGCGCGGCCGACGGCACCATCGCCTTCGAGTGGGAGACCGGCGGCAACGAGCGCGACCGGGTGATGTTCGTCCGGGAGTTCCGCGGGGTCCTGTCGCGGCTGGAGGCCGAGGACATCATCCGGTTCGAGACCGAGATTCACGACGCTGGCTTCGACATCAGCAACGTCCGGAAGATTCGGTAA
- a CDS encoding beta-ribofuranosylaminobenzene 5'-phosphate synthase family protein, whose product MARVAAGARLHFGFQNLSLAHQRLYGSLGVALDSPEVEVVADPAETVRCSHDDAREYVRRAVELLDVPGADVTVERTLPRHVGLGSGTQLALTVLAAVARAHGRDSRVRERAPKLGRGGRSGVGVATFESGGFVLDSGHPTERFTADRPDRGAWSVPKVAASHEVPDHWRFVVVLPETEPGRSGDDEEASMRSVVERADPQLADEIAAVVTRRVLPAVAEDDIEEFGAAVAEVGRLNGAWYADEQGGVYRPPVGELVAELSGSAAIAGAGQSSWGPAVYAVTTAERAGAARDAAHAALSTAGVGGDVLVAEPRNRGADIDG is encoded by the coding sequence ATGGCACGAGTCGCGGCCGGAGCGCGTCTCCACTTCGGCTTTCAGAACCTGTCGCTGGCTCACCAGCGCCTCTACGGGTCGCTCGGCGTCGCGCTCGACTCGCCCGAAGTCGAGGTGGTCGCCGACCCCGCGGAGACCGTGCGGTGTTCGCACGACGACGCCCGCGAGTACGTCCGCCGAGCGGTCGAACTACTGGACGTACCGGGTGCGGACGTGACCGTCGAGCGGACGCTTCCCCGCCACGTCGGTCTCGGGAGCGGGACCCAGTTGGCACTCACCGTCCTCGCGGCGGTCGCGCGCGCTCACGGTCGCGACTCCCGAGTCCGCGAACGCGCCCCGAAACTCGGCCGCGGGGGCCGAAGCGGCGTCGGCGTGGCGACGTTCGAGTCCGGCGGATTCGTCCTCGACTCGGGCCACCCGACCGAGCGATTCACGGCCGACCGACCCGACCGCGGCGCGTGGTCGGTCCCCAAAGTCGCGGCCAGCCACGAGGTCCCGGACCACTGGCGGTTCGTGGTCGTCCTCCCCGAGACCGAACCCGGCCGGAGCGGCGACGACGAGGAGGCCAGCATGCGGTCGGTGGTCGAGCGCGCGGACCCCCAACTCGCCGACGAAATCGCCGCAGTAGTGACTCGGCGCGTCCTTCCTGCGGTCGCCGAGGACGACATCGAGGAGTTCGGCGCGGCGGTCGCCGAGGTGGGGCGACTCAACGGCGCGTGGTACGCCGACGAGCAGGGCGGCGTCTACCGCCCGCCGGTCGGCGAACTCGTCGCGGAGCTGTCGGGGTCGGCCGCGATAGCTGGCGCTGGGCAGTCGTCGTGGGGACCCGCGGTCTACGCCGTGACTACCGCCGAGCGCGCGGGTGCGGCCCGTGACGCGGCCCACGCCGCGCTCTCGACGGCGGGCGTCGGCGGTGACGTGCTAGTCGCCGAGCCTCGAAATCGAGGCGCGGACATCGACGGGTGA
- a CDS encoding glycosyltransferase: protein MDLTVAVAHYPEGAGHATRMLAVGQAFEEAGADIALAGGGPGSRFIEHNGYDVFRAAPVDYIGDYQQGSLGRVLTRSLPYSGKRVFDFVRWLRREDPAALVTDDMFAAMAAPLTGTPLYIVTHNAASYYDAAVEQVFTWLLNRYQLGAAESFLYPAVWPPDEGDPPGVTHVPPVALDPGDCRGPDEEVGVLVVPSVYSTNFDVLAETLRTEGHDVTLVGDDDWEDVPALLPWIRAADVVVCSGYSTVMEAAVGGTPCVVYPFTDEQHGVTRVIERRGVEGFQVEHSVTHVARAVRHPPASPDHDNGVERVADHVLDALT from the coding sequence ATGGACCTGACGGTCGCCGTCGCCCACTACCCCGAAGGCGCTGGCCACGCGACTCGGATGCTCGCGGTCGGGCAGGCCTTCGAGGAGGCGGGCGCGGACATCGCGCTCGCTGGCGGCGGCCCCGGCTCTCGCTTCATCGAACACAACGGCTACGACGTGTTCCGGGCGGCCCCCGTCGACTACATCGGCGACTACCAGCAGGGGTCGCTCGGGCGCGTCCTGACCCGGAGCCTCCCCTACAGCGGCAAGCGCGTCTTCGACTTCGTGCGGTGGCTCCGCCGGGAAGACCCCGCGGCACTGGTCACCGACGACATGTTCGCCGCGATGGCCGCGCCGCTGACGGGGACGCCACTCTACATCGTCACCCACAACGCCGCATCCTACTACGACGCCGCGGTCGAACAGGTGTTCACGTGGCTCCTCAACCGCTACCAACTGGGCGCGGCCGAGTCGTTCCTCTATCCGGCCGTGTGGCCGCCCGACGAGGGCGACCCGCCGGGCGTAACTCACGTCCCGCCCGTGGCGCTCGACCCCGGCGACTGTCGCGGCCCGGACGAGGAGGTCGGCGTGCTGGTCGTCCCGAGCGTCTACTCCACGAACTTCGACGTACTCGCCGAGACCCTCCGGACCGAGGGCCACGACGTGACCTTGGTCGGCGACGACGACTGGGAGGACGTGCCCGCGCTCCTCCCGTGGATTCGGGCCGCCGACGTGGTGGTCTGCTCGGGCTACTCGACGGTGATGGAGGCCGCGGTCGGCGGGACGCCCTGCGTGGTCTACCCCTTCACCGACGAGCAACACGGCGTGACTCGCGTCATCGAACGCCGGGGCGTCGAGGGCTTCCAAGTCGAACACTCGGTCACGCACGTCGCGCGGGCGGTCCGCCACCCGCCCGCGTCGCCGGACCACGACAACGGCGTCGAGCGCGTCGCGGACCACGTCCTCGATGCGTTGACCTGA
- the ilvD gene encoding dihydroxy-acid dehydratase: MTEKPGNLRSSEVTDGVERAPHRAMFRAMGYDDADLSSPMVGVANPAADITPCNVHLDDVAAAAYEGVDSAGGMPIEFGTITISDAISMGTEGMRASLISREVIADSVELVAFGERMDGLVTVGGCDKNLPGMMMAAIRTDLPSVFLYGGSIMPGEHGGREVTIQNVFEGVGAVAEGEMSEDELDDLERHACPGAGSCGGMFTANTMASVAEALGLAPLGSAGPPAEFEERYEVAERAGELALDCIENDRTPSDILDKRSFENAIALQVAIGGSTNGVLHLLALAAEAGVALDIEEFDEISRKTPKIANLQPGGERVMFDLYEQGGVPVVIRRLVDAGLFDGDAMTVTGRTIAEELEALDLPADDDIDADFVRPVSDPFHDEGAIKILTGNLAPDGAVLKVTGEDNFHHEGPARVFETEEDAMRYVQEGRIESGDVIVIRNEGPRGGPGMREMLGVTSAVVGAGHEDDVAMVTDGRFSGATRGPMIGHVAPESFAGGPIGALEDGDHVTIDIADRTLDVELSDEELQSRLESREDPEMAYQNGVLAKYGATFGSAANGAVTNPGVKRDE; this comes from the coding sequence ATGACAGAGAAGCCGGGAAATCTGCGGAGTAGCGAGGTCACCGACGGGGTGGAGCGGGCTCCTCACCGCGCGATGTTCCGCGCGATGGGGTACGACGACGCCGACCTTTCGTCGCCGATGGTCGGGGTCGCGAACCCCGCGGCCGACATCACGCCCTGTAACGTGCATCTGGACGACGTGGCCGCCGCGGCCTACGAGGGCGTCGATTCGGCGGGCGGGATGCCCATCGAGTTCGGGACAATCACCATCTCCGACGCCATCTCGATGGGGACCGAGGGGATGCGCGCCTCGCTGATATCGCGGGAGGTCATCGCCGACTCGGTGGAGTTGGTCGCGTTCGGCGAGCGCATGGATGGTCTCGTCACGGTCGGCGGCTGTGACAAGAACCTGCCGGGAATGATGATGGCCGCAATTCGAACTGACCTGCCCTCCGTCTTCCTCTACGGCGGGTCCATCATGCCCGGCGAACACGGCGGCCGGGAGGTCACCATCCAGAACGTCTTCGAGGGCGTCGGCGCTGTCGCCGAGGGCGAGATGAGCGAAGACGAATTGGACGATTTGGAACGCCACGCGTGCCCCGGCGCTGGCTCCTGTGGCGGGATGTTCACCGCGAACACGATGGCCTCCGTCGCGGAGGCGCTCGGACTCGCGCCGCTCGGGAGCGCGGGGCCGCCCGCCGAGTTCGAGGAGCGGTACGAGGTCGCGGAACGCGCCGGGGAACTCGCGCTCGACTGCATCGAGAACGACCGCACGCCCTCCGATATTCTGGACAAGCGGTCGTTCGAGAACGCCATCGCGCTACAGGTCGCCATCGGTGGCTCCACGAACGGTGTCCTTCATCTCCTCGCGCTCGCCGCCGAGGCTGGCGTGGCCCTCGACATCGAGGAGTTCGACGAAATCTCCCGGAAGACGCCCAAGATAGCGAACCTCCAACCCGGCGGCGAGCGCGTGATGTTCGACCTCTACGAGCAGGGCGGCGTCCCGGTCGTAATTCGCCGCCTCGTGGACGCGGGGCTGTTCGACGGCGACGCCATGACGGTGACGGGTCGGACGATTGCCGAGGAGTTAGAAGCCCTCGACTTGCCCGCGGACGACGACATCGACGCCGACTTCGTGCGCCCCGTCTCCGACCCCTTCCACGACGAGGGAGCCATCAAGATTCTCACGGGCAACCTCGCGCCCGACGGCGCGGTCCTGAAGGTCACGGGCGAGGACAACTTCCACCACGAGGGTCCGGCCCGCGTCTTCGAGACCGAAGAGGACGCCATGCGCTACGTCCAAGAGGGGCGCATCGAGTCGGGCGATGTCATCGTCATCCGGAACGAAGGCCCTCGCGGCGGCCCCGGAATGCGCGAGATGTTGGGCGTCACCTCCGCGGTCGTCGGCGCGGGCCACGAGGACGACGTGGCGATGGTCACGGACGGGCGGTTCTCGGGCGCGACCCGCGGGCCGATGATCGGCCACGTCGCTCCGGAGTCGTTCGCGGGCGGACCCATCGGGGCCTTGGAGGACGGCGACCACGTGACCATCGACATCGCCGACCGGACGCTGGACGTGGAACTGTCCGACGAGGAGCTACAGTCGCGGCTGGAATCGCGGGAGGACCCCGAGATGGCATATCAGAACGGCGTGCTGGCGAAGTACGGCGCGACGTTTGGCTCGGCGGCGAACGGTGCGGTGACGAATCCGGGCGTGAAACGCGACGAATAG
- a CDS encoding class I SAM-dependent methyltransferase, translated as MGDTETYAIDDVAFIGRTVGEYEKMFDIDLSAWEGESVLDCPGGACAFVAEANRRDIDAVGVDMLYHVPPDELREKCERDIDTAIAGFDGVEDQFVWEFYDDVADVRAHWTRAYEEFIADYADHHDTGRYVKAELPDLPYADDSFSLVLSAHLMFLYMDKLDHEFHRKSLLELARVANEEVRVYPLERFDGKRYPRLDDLRETLAEAGYETAISSVPFEFQQGADELMKIEV; from the coding sequence ATGGGTGACACGGAAACGTACGCGATAGACGACGTTGCCTTCATCGGTCGGACGGTGGGGGAGTACGAGAAGATGTTCGACATCGACCTCTCGGCGTGGGAGGGCGAGTCCGTCCTCGACTGTCCCGGCGGAGCGTGTGCGTTCGTCGCCGAAGCGAACCGCCGGGACATCGACGCGGTCGGCGTGGACATGCTCTATCACGTCCCGCCGGACGAACTCCGCGAGAAGTGCGAGCGGGACATCGACACCGCCATCGCGGGGTTCGACGGCGTGGAAGACCAGTTCGTCTGGGAGTTCTACGACGACGTGGCGGACGTGCGCGCCCACTGGACCCGCGCCTACGAGGAGTTCATCGCCGACTACGCCGACCACCACGACACCGGCCGGTACGTGAAAGCGGAACTCCCGGACCTCCCCTACGCCGACGACTCCTTTTCGCTGGTCCTGTCGGCCCACCTCATGTTCCTCTACATGGACAAACTGGACCACGAGTTCCACAGGAAGTCGCTGCTGGAACTGGCTCGCGTCGCCAACGAGGAGGTCCGGGTCTATCCGCTGGAACGCTTCGACGGGAAGCGGTACCCGCGACTCGACGACCTCCGGGAGACGCTGGCCGAGGCTGGCTACGAGACGGCTATCTCCTCGGTCCCCTTCGAGTTCCAGCAGGGCGCGGACGAACTGATGAAAATCGAGGTATAG
- a CDS encoding 3-keto-5-aminohexanoate cleavage protein, producing the protein MAPDSSDSDGDSLHRNLYDDLAFDELEPSGTFTREAAEQFFPVHDEEQIDTMDSPVVIETACPGWQPGGEHYPAVPDSKGEQIQELVDSVEAGAAAVHVHPRDEDRRPRWNDNDLLVDLLDPVFEECGDVVTFSQGWEVSPHADYVSGVADLLERGDGNKYCQGGVVLPPGLFGAGALHSLSSITEAVRYYEENGVKPVFQLYDTHVLRDLKYHVFDQHEAVWDPFVLCIRAGAHDSLTTGNDPWSYFKVLSEIYNVRQTVENSVVGLYPGGRNWLPMLAMGLIAGANVVRVGIEDAYWKYPHSDELVEKNSEVVEMAVELAETLGREVVTDPERAREVLGMEYTSPQ; encoded by the coding sequence ATGGCACCGGACAGCTCCGATTCGGACGGCGACTCCCTGCACAGAAACCTCTACGACGACCTCGCGTTCGACGAGTTGGAGCCGTCGGGCACGTTCACGCGGGAGGCCGCCGAGCAGTTCTTCCCGGTCCACGACGAGGAGCAAATCGACACGATGGACAGTCCCGTCGTCATCGAGACGGCCTGTCCGGGGTGGCAACCCGGCGGGGAACACTACCCCGCGGTCCCCGACTCGAAGGGCGAGCAGATTCAGGAACTGGTAGACAGCGTGGAGGCCGGTGCCGCGGCGGTCCACGTCCACCCCCGCGACGAGGACCGTCGCCCGCGGTGGAACGACAACGACCTGCTGGTGGACCTGCTGGACCCCGTGTTCGAGGAGTGCGGCGACGTGGTAACCTTCAGCCAAGGCTGGGAGGTCAGTCCTCACGCGGATTACGTGTCGGGCGTCGCGGACCTCCTCGAACGCGGTGACGGCAACAAGTACTGTCAGGGTGGCGTCGTCCTCCCGCCGGGACTGTTCGGCGCTGGCGCGCTTCACTCGCTGTCGTCCATCACGGAGGCGGTCCGGTACTACGAGGAGAACGGCGTCAAGCCCGTCTTCCAACTGTACGACACCCACGTCCTGCGGGACCTGAAATACCACGTCTTCGACCAGCACGAGGCCGTCTGGGACCCGTTCGTCCTCTGCATCCGGGCGGGTGCCCACGACTCGCTGACGACGGGCAACGACCCGTGGTCGTACTTCAAGGTCCTCTCGGAAATCTACAACGTGCGCCAGACGGTCGAGAACAGCGTCGTCGGTCTCTATCCCGGCGGGCGAAACTGGCTTCCGATGCTGGCGATGGGGCTGATAGCGGGCGCGAACGTCGTGCGCGTCGGTATCGAGGACGCCTACTGGAAGTACCCCCACAGCGACGAACTCGTCGAGAAGAACTCCGAGGTAGTGGAGATGGCGGTCGAACTCGCCGAGACGCTGGGGCGGGAGGTCGTCACCGACCCCGAGCGCGCTCGGGAGGTCCTCGGGATGGAGTACACGTCGCCGCAGTAG
- a CDS encoding succinylglutamate desuccinylase/aspartoacylase family protein: MQLGTAESVPGELVTGWLDVTDLPTGTPERLPVLIAEGEEDGPTLWITAAIHGNEVTGLAVAQDVMTDELAAEIRGTVVCVPTLNPAGLRRTTRTSYYDDEDPNRYFPDPDAESSRPPSVQQLVDERVYDEFADSADALVDLHTAHVGSMPFLIRDRVLYGEERTEDEAHDLADELESLAEAFGMPVVNEYAADEYTEQNLQRSTAGAALNNAGIPAFTAELGGHAVVEEDVREAGVEGVRNVMRELGLLSGDPDPGAVGPEPPVEYPVKRAVHPHTETPGIARHRVEAGDVIESGDAIADICTPHGESKATVESDHDGYVIGRMHGVAVYENDALASLAVRDDGDLVVPRDANEDSDEGDEESA, encoded by the coding sequence ATGCAACTCGGAACTGCTGAGTCCGTTCCCGGCGAACTCGTGACCGGGTGGCTCGACGTGACCGACCTCCCGACCGGTACCCCCGAACGACTCCCCGTCCTCATCGCCGAGGGCGAGGAGGACGGTCCGACACTCTGGATTACGGCCGCCATCCACGGTAACGAGGTCACGGGCCTCGCGGTCGCACAGGACGTGATGACCGACGAGTTGGCCGCCGAAATCCGGGGCACCGTGGTCTGCGTCCCGACCCTCAACCCCGCGGGCCTGCGCCGCACCACCCGGACCTCCTACTACGACGACGAGGACCCGAACCGCTACTTCCCGGACCCCGACGCCGAGAGCAGTCGCCCGCCGAGCGTCCAGCAACTCGTGGACGAGCGCGTCTACGACGAGTTCGCCGACTCCGCGGACGCGCTCGTGGACCTCCACACCGCCCACGTCGGGTCGATGCCGTTCCTGATTCGAGATAGGGTCCTCTACGGCGAGGAGCGCACCGAAGACGAAGCCCACGACCTCGCGGACGAACTCGAATCGCTCGCGGAGGCGTTCGGAATGCCGGTCGTCAACGAGTACGCCGCCGACGAGTACACCGAGCAGAACCTCCAGCGTTCGACCGCGGGCGCGGCGCTGAACAACGCGGGAATCCCGGCGTTCACCGCGGAGTTGGGCGGCCACGCGGTCGTCGAGGAGGACGTGCGCGAGGCTGGCGTCGAGGGCGTCCGGAACGTCATGCGGGAACTCGGTCTCCTCTCCGGCGACCCGGACCCCGGCGCGGTCGGTCCAGAGCCGCCGGTCGAGTACCCCGTCAAGCGCGCGGTCCACCCTCACACCGAGACGCCGGGCATCGCGCGCCACCGCGTCGAAGCGGGCGACGTAATCGAGTCGGGCGACGCGATTGCGGACATCTGCACGCCCCACGGCGAGTCGAAGGCGACCGTCGAGTCGGACCACGACGGCTACGTCATCGGCCGCATGCACGGCGTCGCGGTGTACGAGAACGACGCGCTGGCGAGTCTGGCGGTCCGCGACGACGGGGACTTGGTGGTCCCGCGCGACGCGAACGAGGATTCGGACGAGGGCGACGAGGAGTCCGCCTGA
- a CDS encoding RNA-guided pseudouridylation complex pseudouridine synthase subunit Cbf5 gives MLRGPPDERTPDELLAFGVVNLDKPPGPSAHQVAAWVRDLAEVDQAAHAGTLDPKVTGCLPTLTGAATRLSQVFLEGAKEYVAVLELHDEPPGDIEAIAAEFEGPLYQKPPKKSAVARRLRVREVHDLDVLEVKDRQALLRIRCESGTYIRKLCHDLGLALGTGAHMGDLRRTATDPFDDATLVTMEEFADGLARWHEEGEDDWLREVVRPAERALSHLPAVTIAPSAAEEVARGAQVYAPGVIEAEDAESGQLVACFTPDDAAVCLGTMAGDADAESGLAVELERVLV, from the coding sequence ATGCTCCGCGGACCACCGGACGAACGGACCCCCGACGAACTGCTCGCCTTCGGCGTCGTGAACCTCGACAAGCCGCCCGGCCCCTCGGCCCATCAGGTCGCGGCGTGGGTCCGCGATTTGGCAGAGGTGGACCAAGCCGCCCACGCCGGAACCTTGGACCCGAAGGTCACGGGCTGTCTCCCGACGCTGACCGGCGCGGCGACCCGCCTCTCGCAGGTGTTCCTCGAAGGGGCCAAGGAGTACGTCGCGGTGCTGGAACTCCACGACGAACCTCCGGGCGACATCGAGGCCATCGCGGCGGAGTTCGAGGGACCGCTCTACCAGAAACCGCCGAAGAAGAGCGCGGTCGCTCGCCGACTCCGCGTCCGGGAGGTCCACGACCTCGACGTGCTAGAGGTAAAAGACCGACAGGCCCTCCTGCGAATCCGGTGCGAGAGCGGGACCTACATCCGGAAGCTCTGTCACGACCTCGGCCTCGCGCTCGGCACGGGCGCGCACATGGGCGACCTGCGCCGGACCGCGACCGACCCCTTCGACGACGCGACGCTGGTGACCATGGAGGAGTTCGCGGACGGCCTCGCGCGCTGGCACGAGGAGGGCGAGGACGACTGGCTCCGGGAGGTCGTCCGGCCCGCAGAGCGCGCGCTCTCCCATCTCCCCGCAGTCACCATCGCGCCGAGCGCGGCCGAGGAGGTCGCGCGGGGCGCGCAGGTGTACGCACCGGGCGTCATCGAGGCCGAGGACGCGGAGTCGGGCCAGTTGGTCGCCTGTTTCACGCCCGACGACGCCGCGGTCTGTCTCGGGACGATGGCCGGGGACGCCGATGCGGAATCGGGGTTGGCGGTCGAATTAGAGCGTGTGCTGGTGTAG
- the cmk gene encoding (d)CMP kinase, whose product MLITVSGPPGSGKSTTASELADTLGYDHISGGDIFRELADERDYTTLEFNKLAEEDDQIDRDLDRRLQQIAAERDDVVLESRLAGWLAGDHADFRIWLDAPLDVRAERIADREEKAVEETREETAARQGSEAERYREYYGIDITDLTIYDLSVNTARWNAPAVLDMLVTAIDEYDPETDEGKYPVDANYDF is encoded by the coding sequence ATGCTAATTACCGTCTCCGGACCACCGGGTAGCGGCAAGAGTACGACCGCCTCGGAGTTGGCGGACACGCTCGGCTACGACCACATCAGCGGCGGAGACATCTTCCGCGAGTTGGCCGACGAGCGCGACTACACGACGCTGGAGTTCAACAAACTCGCCGAGGAGGACGACCAGATAGACCGCGACTTGGACCGTCGCCTCCAGCAAATCGCGGCCGAGCGCGACGACGTAGTCCTCGAATCCCGCCTCGCCGGGTGGCTGGCGGGCGACCACGCCGACTTCCGCATCTGGCTCGACGCGCCCCTCGACGTTCGCGCCGAGCGCATCGCCGACCGCGAGGAGAAGGCCGTCGAGGAGACCCGCGAGGAGACCGCGGCCCGACAGGGGAGCGAGGCCGAGCGCTACCGGGAGTACTACGGCATCGACATCACCGACCTCACCATCTACGACCTCTCGGTCAACACCGCGCGGTGGAACGCTCCCGCGGTGCTGGACATGCTCGTGACCGCAATCGACGAGTACGACCCCGAGACCGACGAAGGCAAGTACCCCGTGGACGCGAACTACGACTTCTGA